From Haloglomus litoreum, the proteins below share one genomic window:
- the argF gene encoding ornithine carbamoyltransferase — translation MTDDHPRNFVDIDDLTTEELHAVLTRATDLKEREHRGKHHPLLSGQTLGMIFEKPSTRTRVSFETGMTQLGGHAIFLGPDDIHLGHGEPVKDTARALSRYVDLLMARVFDHADVQELAEYATVPVINGLTDDAHPCQTLADLLTIRERFGDFEADVAWVGDGNNVAQSFVLGAAMVDLDLTVATPPEYAIDDAVLDRAAELGTPPETTTDPEAAVEGADIVYTDVWVSMGEEDQRAEKLERFQRGGFQVDDDLLGPDTEVMHCLPAHRGEEITDEVMESDRALVWDQAENRLHAQKGLMTWLD, via the coding sequence CGAGGAACTGCACGCGGTCCTGACCCGCGCGACCGACCTGAAGGAGCGCGAGCACCGGGGGAAACACCACCCGCTGCTCTCGGGCCAGACCCTCGGGATGATCTTCGAGAAACCCTCCACCCGGACCCGCGTCTCCTTCGAGACCGGGATGACCCAGCTCGGCGGCCACGCCATCTTCCTCGGCCCGGACGACATCCACCTCGGCCACGGCGAGCCCGTCAAGGACACCGCCCGGGCACTGTCCCGGTACGTGGACCTGTTGATGGCCCGCGTCTTCGACCACGCCGACGTGCAGGAACTCGCCGAGTACGCCACCGTTCCGGTCATCAACGGCCTGACCGACGACGCCCACCCCTGCCAGACGCTGGCCGACCTGCTGACCATCCGTGAGCGGTTCGGGGACTTCGAGGCCGACGTGGCGTGGGTCGGCGACGGCAACAACGTCGCGCAGTCGTTCGTTCTGGGGGCGGCGATGGTCGACCTCGACCTGACCGTCGCCACGCCGCCCGAGTACGCCATCGACGACGCGGTGCTGGACCGCGCGGCCGAACTCGGGACGCCGCCCGAGACCACGACCGACCCCGAGGCCGCGGTCGAGGGCGCCGACATCGTCTACACGGACGTCTGGGTCAGCATGGGCGAGGAGGACCAGCGTGCCGAGAAACTGGAGCGGTTCCAGCGCGGCGGCTTCCAGGTCGACGACGACCTGCTCGGCCCGGATACCGAGGTGATGCACTGCCTTCCGGCCCACCGCGGCGAGGAGATCACCGACGAGGTGATGGAGTCCGACCGGGCCCTGGTGTGGGATCAGGCCGAGAACCGGCTCCACGCCCAGAAGGGGCTGATGACCTGGCTGGACTGA